The Arachis hypogaea cultivar Tifrunner chromosome 16, arahy.Tifrunner.gnm2.J5K5, whole genome shotgun sequence genome contains a region encoding:
- the LOC112756660 gene encoding uncharacterized protein: protein MYLRSNREEGPGEEEKRGKACPAVTTAAPLQLLPPSELRKVVLPAVECRRRVARERERETDSRGATHDRCRRSQARRHHHPRSCEEPLSCSCRCAPSSFPHPEPSICRHRYKGLSLEPRLSLSFRRRCRSSSCCRRFGVAAIGATSGGSLSSDSLCYCNCHYCCGNQRFCLAAAEGLPPSLELPRIIVEAAKIYGCWFQSCNHSSEVSSPVAGHFPGYMDYQVGMRPQIPVERKWALGIQTQFMLDQLADLQNRVEERGVPVEELLEANEVFCTGTAVVINPVFSVTYWDCDTDFWWHLEQRCKHWVS from the exons ATGTATCTAAGGTCAAAT AGAGAAGAGGGCccgggagaagaagagaagagaggaaaggCCTGCCCAGCCGTCACCACCGCAGCGCCGCTGCAGCTATTGCCACCTTCAGAGCTGCGGAAAGTCGTCCTCCCTGCCGTCGAATGCCGCCGTCGTGTcgcacgagagagagagagagagacagattCGAGAGGAGCTACCCACGATCGCTGCCGTCGAAGCCAGGCTCGTCGCCATCACCACCCACGAAGCTGCGAGGAGCCGCTGTCGTGCTCGTGTCGCTGTGCGCCGTCGAGCTTCCCTCACCCTGAGCCGTCGATCTGTCGCCACCGCTACAAGGGCTTGTCGCTGGAGCCACGACTGTCACTGAGCTTCCGTCGCCGCTGCCGTTCAAGCAGCTGCTGCCGTCGATTTGGAGTTGCTGCGATTGGAGCCACTAGTGGGGG TTCGTTGAGTTCTGATTCCTTGTGCTACTGTAACTGTCATTACTGCTGTGGGAACCAACGTTTCTGTTTGGCTGCTGCTGAAGGTCTTCCACCATCACTGGAGCTGCCCAGAATCATCGTGGAAGCTGCCAAGATATATG GATGCTGGTTTCAATCGTGTAATCATTCCAGTGAAGTTTCTTCTCCAGTTGCTGGGCACTTTCCAGGTTATATGGACTATCAAGTAGGAATGAGACCACAGATCCCTGTCGAGAGAAAATGGGCCCTCGGGATTCAG acTCAGTTTATGCTTGACCAACTTGCTGATCTTCAGAACCGG GTAGAGGAGCGTGGTGTTCCAGTGGAAGAATTGTTAGAAGCTAATGAAGTTTTCTGCACCGGAACTGCTGTGGTTATCAACCCTGTTTTCTCTGTAACCTATTGGGATTGTGATACTGATTTCTGGTGGCAT CTGGAGCAGAGGTGCAAGCATTGGGTGTCATAG